The stretch of DNA ATCCCTGGTCTGACAGACATTGAATAGAGGGGTTATCACAGCACCTATGTTTAAATGGCTCAGCCATCATGCCAAATCAATGCTTCTCATCCAGTAGACAGAATACAAGTACAGATACAGAATAACTACATTAGCTAGCTCTACCCTGTCTGTTTATTCATATGGCTCACCTCCCCTCTGACTCCTCAGCATGCCCGGATAGTGGAGGACTGGTCAGGGCTCAGGCCTGTTCGTAGTAAAGTCCGCCTGGAGAGGGAAACCATGCAGTCTGGACCAATCACATTTGAGGTGAGTCACCAAGAACAGACTGGTTACTACTTCTTCAGTAACCAAGATGTATTGTTTGGCTATTAGTGTTAGTCACCCTTTAGGCTCCAGATTAGAAGTACATAGACATAACACTGATATTAATGTGCTGTTTTCAGGTGATCCACAACTATGGCCATGGAGGTTTCGGATTGACCATTCACCGAGGCTGTGCCCAGGAGGCAGCTCGGCTCTTGGGGGAGATATTGGAGCTGAAGGGCTGGGAGCCCAGGTCTCGTTTGTAAACTAGTGGTTTATTACCTAAACAGCAGTGGCATCAGTATCTCTCACATGTCTGTATGGGACCATTTTAACATCAGAACGGTTTGCGAAGGAACCCGCATAGGAAACTCCTGAGGCCTTCAGACAACAGTGAGGGTTCATTCATATTTGCAAGAGAACAACTCTAAATCAGAGTTTAGGTAGTGGAGTACCTGATTAACCCAAAACCAGCTAAKTTGGAACACAAAGACTACCAGCCAGCCTTAAAATGGTTTCATGCCAGCCATCAGGATTGCTTTTATTGAATGTCAATTTCCTTTGTTGTGTAGTCATAACTATTAGCTAATCGATTTAAATCTATTTTGAAAAGTTAAGATTTTATATTGTAGTTAAAGAGATGCTAATATATAACATATTGAACCAATAAAATGTTTTCCAAAAATGTGATAAGCAAATCTTACAAATGTGACATAAAAATAGGAGTGCAATATCAAACTAAAATGTCAAGATATCTTATTAATAATGTTCTATCGTGAGTTCTAAAAACATATGAAGTTTGAAAATGAATGAAGAAATAAATACTTCCACAATCCAACATTCTGCTTTTTTGAAACGTAATTTATTGTTGTATCATACACATTTACATCCAGTGTAGTGAGAAGAATCTGCACAGACATTTTTAATGTGGTACTAAATTGCAATGGCAGGCATGTAGGAACCATTACCATTTTCAACAACAACTTGTTTCATGTGTTACTTTTACAAGGGGACAAAGACCATCCCCGCACCACCTCACCAACAAACAACAACCAAACCAGCTATTGGTATAGTATATACAGAGATGACTTTTATCCAGTAAGCAAAAGCTGTGCCACTCCGAAAAATTGTTGTAtgaaggtttgtgtgtgtgtttgtattatcAGTATTGTTGAGTGTTCTGTGTTTAATATGTGAATTCAGGTTAACATGATGTTTAGCATTCACAGCCAGCCATTGAGGTGTACCCTGAAAAACCATGTGATTATGTTTGCTTTGAATAATTTCACCCATGTGGAGTAAATAGTACTGTACCAGACTGACAACTTTGGGTGGATAAGAGGTGAAAGTATAGTACGGTTCAAAGATTTCAGTAGCACTTCAGTTTCATGGCAAATAAAGCCTTCAACATGCACATATAAGCATTGTAACACCTGGCATGAACTTTAATCAGTACACATCTGCAATTTCCCTAATTTACATAAACTATGTTCACCGTGCGACAACAGCACGACTCCGTTCAAGTCAGACTACAATATGAGTGCTAATAAATGCTTATACCAGCTGCACAGAGAGACTTTACGTCGTCATTATGATTGCCTCACTTATACGTTTCTAAACTGAAGTGTAACCGAGATTTGTGACCCCACACCTCCTCGAAGTGCCTCATGTCAGTTGACAGCAGGGTGATTACAGTGGCTGATGGTTACCGTGGTGATGGGGACGTGCAGACAACCCAAGATGTACAGATTTGATTATGTTGAGTGTGTAATTACGGTAACATTAGATAGCAATTCGTTACATGTCATTGTTTTCATTATAGCTTTGCACAAGATAATGGACTTTTTGTGATGTTTCAATGCAGCTGCCCTTTCATTAGTCAAAAGTCCTCAATTTGTCCCTCATCCAAAAACAAGTAGTAGGACCTGAGTATGATCTCTTAGAGGAAACGGGTTAATAGAAACAATGCAGCAAATCAACGTCCTCTATCACACTCTTCTACCATCGCTCTCGCTGTTCTTCTCTCACAATATGACTGTaaaattcaaatactgagctggAAGAATGTCAATCCCACCCTGAATGTTTTTTCTCCCTGCCACCATCCAGTGCAACTTTGAATACTCCATTCAGCTCTGTCTCACTCAGAGTGAGGTTATCGTACATTAGCAAAAATCATGGTAGTGGTCGAAGATTAAAATCGGAGAGAAATGTTTTTGAATAACATTTTGCTGGCAGGCTCTCTCTCAAGCCACTGTGGTGCCTATATACAAACCAGTAATGACACATTTGAGTTGAGAATGGACAAGGGCTTCTTGCCTAGCTTCCTTCTCCTTCATTGCCCCTCTTTTCCACTCCAGCCTCCATCCTCCACCACCTTCTTGCCTGTGTTCAGTCCTCCTGGGACCCAGAGTCGGAGTGTGGGATgcccccagagctgttgccatgggCCCGGCCCATCATCTCCTGGCCCCACTCGCGGTGGCTGGACTCCTGGAGGCCCCGGCCAGTGGTCTCAATGGGCAGAGCACATGAGGCGATGGCAGCCAGCATGCAACAGATGCTATACACTGACAGAGTCAGGTACACAGAAGACTCCAACATCACCtgcaggaaagagaggaggaatgcAGTATTACTGTCTCTCTGTGAAGCCTTCACTGTCTTTCTGTACACATTAAGTACAAAGCAAATATACCTTATATTGGTTGTGGTaacctttaaaacatttttttacctgTGCAACAAAGGGTGTGATGAGGGCTCCCACTCTGGCCATTCCACTACTAGTGCCCAGACCTAACGCTCTGGTTGCTGTTGGATATACCTATAGAGTCAGGAGAACACCATAGGAATACATCACTCATAAACAttcaggacagacacttcaaggGGTTTACGCAAAGGGGAATGTCCATTTTACGCCTTATTTGCATTTACAGTATGGTTTAGTTTGTACCATATTGACGCTTATTAGAAACCAATGGGGAAGAAGAGTATGAAGCAAAGAACTAGTCCTTTGTTTAGTTACAAATCTATCAAAGAAATACAACTGAACAGAAAGCTGACGTCTGAAATGTAGTATAATCTTGAAGCCATAAATAACCTCAAGACATAGTTATACAATAACAGAGGAAGAGGTTATTGGAATCTACAGTGTTTGATCTGGTTATAAATCAAAGTCGTGTTTGTCCACCTCCGTCTACCTGTAATCAAGGCCAAGTCACTTCAGCTTTGTTTTTAGAGTACGAGCTGACGTTCTATAGAGTCAATAATGTAGCCATGGGGTTCCATGGCCGATCACCTCACCTCAGGGGTGTAGACATAAGCAGCCTGGAAACCTCCTGCAATGAAGGCCCTGGCGATGAATATCAATACTGTCAACCAGGTCCTGGAGCAGAGACAACAACACTGTTAATAACAACAACACTGTTAACAACAACACGGGTAATAACCACAACACCGTTAACAACAACACTGtttataacaataacaacaacacttAACAACAACACTGGTAATAACAACAACACTGTTAATAACAACAACACTGTTAACAACAACACTGTTAATAACAACAACACCGTTAACAACAACACTGTTTATAACAATAACAGCACCGTTAACAGCAACACtgttaataacaacaacaacaacaacaacacttaaCAACAACACTGGTAATAACAACAACACTGTTAACAACAACACTGTTAATAACAACAGCACCGTTAAACGCAACACAGTTACTGTGTTGTCAGTTGTGGATCCACCACAGTGTGATGTTTGTCATGTTAAATGTGAGAGTAGTACATTACTAATACTTGTGGTAATAACTCCGTAATGGATGGTCTTACCTCCCTACACAAGCGTAGAGTGGaacaaggcagagagagaagacaaagaagcACAGTGCCATGGTCTTCCTCCTTCCCAGCCGATCGATGGCCCARAGAGTCACCAGTAGGCCTGCCCAACATTAATACATCAACCAATCTATTCAGATATTTTTATAGATCAGAACAATTTACAACCTACTTTACTTCACAGTACACTGCTCCCCATACAGCAATTATTGTGTTTAGCAATATACTGACTGAGTTGAGGTTGAAGAAGTATACCTGGGAATTCAGAGAGGGTGGTCCACAGCAGATCCTTGTAGTCGTCTGAGGTCAGGTATTTACACTCCAGGCTACACCTGGGCTCCCTCTTACTACCTTTTGACTCTAGAGGGAGACATAACACAAGAAACACGTGATGCACCAGTTATCACTACAGacatccagaatcacaactccTGAAATGGCCTTGAGActtgcactgagtgtacaaaacatgagatACAATTGCTCTggccatgacatagactggccaggtgaatccaggtgaaagctatgatcccttattggtgtcacttgttaaatccacttcaatcagtgttgatgaaggggaggagacaggttaaataaggaatgttaagccttgagacaattaagacatggattgtgccattcagagagtgaatgggcaagacaaaagatttaagtgcctttgaacggggtatggtagtagttgccaggtgcaccggtttgagtgtgtcaagaactgcaacgctgctgggtttttcacactcaacagtttcccgtgtgtatcaagaacggtccaccacccaaaggacatccagacaacttgagaACTGttgaaagcattggagtcaatatgggccagcatccctgtggcacACTTTctgcaccttgtagagtccatgcctcgacgaattgaggctgttctgagagcaacgggggtgcaactcaatattaggagggtgttcctaatgttttgtacactcagtgtatatgctaaCGTGACCTGAGGTCAACGGGAGCTATTCTTGGTTAAAGCATGACACAAACATCCTGTTTTTAGTTGTCAAGATGACATGTTAATTGTATGTCGGAAATGACCTTGGCCTGTGTTGTTCTCCCATTACYCTAAGAATTAACTGATTAATAAGATTGTTTGGCCTCAGCTGGTTAATGCTATCCTtgagagtgtttgtgtgagtgttacTGATGAtgtcagaggagaggagcagtgaCTCACCCCCGCAGGCGCCCCCCTCCTGGAAGAGCTCAGTGGTGAGCAGGACCAGGCCATAGTAGGCAAATGCATTAGAGAACCTGAGACAGATAAAACACAGTGCTCAGTCAATATAAGGATTCCCATAAGGAAACTGGGTTAATTAAAGATGCAACTCTTATGAAGACATTTAATCAAAGTATGTAACAGAGCAGTACTGGTTATGTTTTAGTAATGTAGGAAAGTTGAGATTAGTTATCAGATGTGATTTACTAACTTTTAATTACCTGTATTTAGAAATTAGGAAATTCAAAGTTTTTCTTTGTTAAAAGGgttatttaccaaataaaccacagcAGAATTGTGGTCCAGCGAAAATGCGGTGAGAAAAGATCCTGGATCTTCCCACGGTCCTCCTGATTGAAAAACAGAAAAGCAACATGACAGATAAataactgaaacaaaacaaactacaaCCATTTTAGTACACCCTATTTTCATTAcatgtgacctgccctgtctggaactgtgaggagtaacaaagtaacctacgttgctagcgaccatgacaaagaccaaagccggcgggagtaccgttgaggacagtggWGTCTCTCTATCAttggtgaaggatcttttaaacgaaacaaaaagagttctacaaacaattgttacaacaacaagaaaatagattCAAgtattttgtccaaatactggtggatttaactaataaaataatggacaacctgaccagaggtccaggacctgaagaacaggttgcagttctcccagggtcagctcgataaGTTTAAACAGGAAAATGGCAagatgagagaggacatcagttctgtgtgtgaatccatgataacaatgacaatCAAGCAGAATAACATGGTtatggacggaattgcagaatctccacatgagacctggacggagcCTGAGgaaaaagtgagggaaatgatctctgagaaattgaagttggaccacaggaagattgaggtggagagcgcccacaggactggaaaacccaccaccggcccaggtgacaggcccaggtgacaggcccaggtgacaggcccaggtgacaggcccaggtgacaggcccaggtcaATAGTGGTcgagttcctgaggttcaaggacaaagtagctgttctggaaagagccaagaacttgagaggaatgtaTATCTTGCTCAACAAGGACTAttctgaagctgtgcgccagaagaggaaagaacttatcccagccatgaaagctgccagagcgcgtggggacattgcttacatccgttatgacaggctcattgtccaccctcctttctaaaagcctggaagggatgagagagccaagcctatgggttRGTATCTTCAACRCCgtagcacacacagacacttacacacttaaatgtgtatatttttatcttgtttgttcttttccatattatgtctgtctctgataagttacccaggaaagggctgaaaatagcccatattaatatatgtagccttagaaataaggttcatgaaatcaataacttgctaatatcagataacattcatatattagccatttctgagactcacttagataattaatttgatacagcagtagcaatacagggatataacatctatagaagagacagaaatgtttATGGGGGaagtgttgctgtatatattcagagccatatccctgtaatgcttagagaagatcttatgtcaagtgttattgaagtgttgtggttgcaggttcacttggcacatctaaagccttttattttggggtgttgctatagaccaccaagcgCTAACAGCCAGTATCTAAATactatgtgtgaaatgcttgatagtgtatgtgatgtaaacagagaagtctactttcttggggacctgaatattgactggtcgTCATCAATCTGTCCACTCAAgtggaagcttctcactgtaaccagtgcctgaaatctggttcaggttataattcaacctaccagggtgtttacaaacactacaggaacaagatcatccacatgtatcaatCACATTTTTCTCATGCtatagaactttgttctaaatctgtatccgtacccattggatgcagtgatcacaatatagtggctatatccaggaaagccaaagttccaaaagctgggcctaaaatagtgtataagagagaTTTTGCTGGACTCTTATGtcgatgatgttaaaaatatttgttggtctgatgtgattaacaaggagcatccagacactgcacttgatgaattccaataattgataaacatgcacctgttaagaaactgactgttagaactgttaacttctctgtgctacggatcccttttacgggatcactttcctaaacaaccgctagaattgcagggcgccaaatgcaaaaatattactaaNNNNNNNNNTCCTGGTTCCCTGTCAACACATCATAGCGGGCACTCTCTGGCAGCCACTGTTTCCAAAACCAAAGGGTCAGTCGTTCAATAGTGTAAAAAAACAGAATTCAAGTGAATTGGTAGTAGCTGTTACTGTCATACTCACAAAAGAGAGGATAGCAAAGATGAAGAGCGGAATGGTAGAGAGGCCGAGCAGCCAGCGCCAGCCCAGAGTGGGCATCACCACGATGGCCAGCAGCACCTCAAACACAGTGCCCAGCGCCCAGAATATCTGCAGGGGCACAGCAATAGGTACAGGAGAAGGTTGGAATGATGAGTTCCCTGGCACAGTGAAGCAGCTTCATTGATTCAGCTAAGAGTGGAGACCTATCCTGCTCCTGAGGGGCCACAAACCTGGCATCAAGAGGATCACTCACAAACAAGTGGATCAATGTGCACCACACCGACCTGCTAATGTCTCAAATCAATTAAGGACTTGACAGAGTTGAAAGTGGACCTCACAGGACAGCAGAGTTAGAAGGGTTGGGGAAAGGAATTGGGTTGGACAAGCTACAGACAGAAGGTggaactacatacagtatataggataGTGAAGGGTAAGCCATACCTCTATCAGCAAGATGCAGGTGGCTCTGGACCTCATGGGGAGAAACTCTGCATACAGTGTCACCCTGAAGGGAGAAGGACATGTCACTATTATGCCACTTCTagaataagatgttttattttttatttagtcacatgcacagttttagttgcagtgtacagtgaaattcttaagctccgagctccagcagtgcaggtgtgaatgaaacaataaaatATATYtatatatttgtttgtttacaACTGTGACAATGAGAAATATCAATGTCCCTATGGGGAGCAGCCAGGGTTATGTTATCTACCCAGTTATCTACCCAGTGCCTACTTATAACTGGGTAAATAACATAACCCAATCCTTTACTTTGAACTACTTAAgtgtatactgtagctattgCTATAATGCCAGAGAGAAGGGACACGTACGACTGTGGTGCTCCTCCGATGCCAAAGCCCACCAGGGCACGGAGGAAGAGTATCCAGCCATAGACGGGGGCAAAGGCGCTCAGGACACCATAGAACATGGTCCACGCCACACTCATCTTCAGACCCTGTgtacatacagacatacacacccACATCCACAGCTGTGAGCTCTGACACTGAGAGCAAAATACCCCAACTATCTCTACCACGCATCACACTGTCATGGATCCAATACATTGATATAAAACTGATGTCTCACGAAAGCCTGTAAAACAAATAACTGTTGTGAAATTATTAATCAATATagctgtgtctgttctgttgtgaAATTATTAATCAATATagctgtgtctgttctgttgtgaAATTATTAATCAATATagctgtgtctgttctgttgtgaAATTATTAATCAATATagctgtgtctgttctgttgtgaAATTATTAATCAATAtagctgtgtctgttctgtcgtgAAAGTC from Salvelinus sp. IW2-2015 linkage group LG33, ASM291031v2, whole genome shotgun sequence encodes:
- the LOC111958161 gene encoding LOW QUALITY PROTEIN: synaptic vesicle 2-related protein (The sequence of the model RefSeq protein was modified relative to this genomic sequence to represent the inferred CDS: substituted 1 base at 1 genomic stop codon) codes for the protein MEDDLFQLRQLPVVKFRRTGDSTRSEDDGGGREQEVQIDGRQAXMESVALQDGAPVPREFANPTDDTFMVEDAVEAIGFGKFQWKLSILTGLSWMADAMEMMILSILAPQLHCEWRLPSLWVALLTSAVFIGMMISSSIWGNISDKYGRKTGLKMSVAWTMFYGVLSAFAPVYGWILFLRALVGFGIGGAPQSVTLYAEFLPMRSRATCILLIEIFWALGTVFEVLLAIVVMPTLGWRWLLGLSTIPLFIFAILSFWLPESARYDVLTGNQCRTLFVSFKRSFTNDRETPLSSTVLPPALVFVMVASNEDRGKIQDLFSPHFRWTTILLWFIWFSNAFAYYGLVLLTTELFQEGGACGESKGSKREPRCSLECKYLTSDDYKDLLWTTLSEFPGLLVTLWAIDRLGRRKTMALCFFVFSLCLVPLYACVGRTWLTVLIFIARAFIAGGFQAAYVYTPEVYPTATRALGLGTSSGMARVGALITPFVAQVMLESSVYLTLSVYSICCMLAAIASCALPIETTGRGLQESSHREWGQEMMGRAHGNSSGGIPHSDSGSQED